In Streptomyces sp. NBC_00569, a single genomic region encodes these proteins:
- a CDS encoding acyl-CoA dehydrogenase family protein: MPRTVFNEEHEAFRQVVRDFLAKEAVPHLQDWVAAKAVSRDFYRKLGELGILGIEVPEEYGGGAETGHHFGAVFAEEVARAGATVGTAMTHANIILPYLLHFGTEEQKRRWVPGCVSGDIMLSIAMTEPGTGSDLAGIQTKAVLSEDGTHYVLNGAKTFITGGTQCDLVLVVCRTSPALADNRRKGLSILVVDTTSEGYAVGRSLDKIGLHASDTAELSFTDVKVPVGNLLGEEGDGFFHLGRNLARERLVIAVQAAAAAAAAVRFAKEYTQDRTVFGKSVASFQNTKFVLAECATEVEAARLMAYEALERDARGELSADYAAMAKLLCTETASRVIDKCLQLHGGYGYMLEYPIARLYADTRVMRIYGGTSEVMKTIIAKSIGL; encoded by the coding sequence ATGCCGCGCACGGTATTCAACGAGGAGCACGAGGCGTTTCGACAGGTCGTCCGGGACTTCCTCGCCAAGGAAGCGGTTCCGCACCTGCAGGACTGGGTGGCCGCCAAGGCCGTCTCGCGCGACTTCTACCGCAAGCTCGGCGAACTCGGCATCCTCGGTATCGAGGTCCCCGAGGAGTACGGCGGCGGCGCCGAGACCGGCCACCACTTCGGAGCCGTGTTCGCGGAGGAGGTCGCCCGCGCCGGGGCCACCGTCGGCACCGCCATGACGCACGCCAACATCATCCTGCCGTACCTCCTGCACTTCGGGACCGAGGAGCAGAAGCGGCGCTGGGTCCCCGGCTGCGTGTCCGGCGACATCATGCTCTCCATCGCGATGACCGAGCCCGGCACCGGCTCGGACCTGGCCGGCATCCAGACGAAGGCGGTCCTGTCCGAGGACGGCACGCACTACGTCCTCAACGGCGCCAAGACGTTCATCACCGGCGGCACCCAGTGCGACCTGGTCCTCGTGGTGTGCCGCACCTCGCCCGCCCTCGCCGACAACCGCCGCAAGGGCCTGTCCATCCTCGTCGTGGACACCACGAGCGAGGGCTACGCGGTCGGGCGCAGCCTCGACAAGATCGGCCTGCACGCCTCCGACACCGCCGAACTGTCCTTCACCGACGTCAAGGTCCCGGTCGGGAACCTCCTCGGCGAGGAGGGAGACGGCTTCTTCCACCTGGGCCGCAACCTGGCCCGGGAGCGCCTCGTCATCGCCGTCCAGGCCGCGGCCGCGGCCGCGGCCGCCGTGCGGTTCGCCAAGGAGTACACCCAGGACCGCACGGTCTTCGGCAAGTCCGTCGCGTCCTTCCAGAACACCAAGTTCGTCCTCGCCGAGTGCGCCACCGAGGTCGAGGCCGCCCGGCTCATGGCGTACGAGGCCCTGGAGCGCGACGCGCGGGGCGAACTGTCCGCGGACTACGCGGCCATGGCCAAGCTCCTGTGCACCGAGACCGCGAGCCGCGTCATCGACAAGTGCCTCCAGCTGCACGGCGGTTACGGCTACATGCTCGAGTACCCGATCGCCCGC
- a CDS encoding thiolase family protein — MRDAVIVDAVRTPVGKRGGSLSGIHAVDLSAHVLTALAERNGLDPATVDDVVWGTVSQVGEQAGVVGRFAALAAGWPESVPGVSVSRACGSSQQSVHFAAGLVTAGQYDIAVAGGVESMSRVPMGSARSVPAAGKAYGPLVLNRYFPDGDGEFDQGVGAELIAEQYGFTRAQLDQHALESHERAARAIDEGRFTAQITPVTVTAEDGTTHVFDTDEGVRRGSTLEKLAGLKTPFKADGVVSAGNSSQISDGAAALLITTSEIARQNGWTPIARVHTAVLAGADPVTMALGPAPATAKALKRSGLSIGDIGAFEINEAFAPVTLAWLRETGADYTLMNPLGGAMAIGHPLGGSGARLMTTLVHHMRDNNIRYGLQAMCEAGGMANATILELL; from the coding sequence ATGCGTGACGCAGTGATCGTCGATGCCGTACGGACCCCGGTCGGCAAGCGCGGCGGTTCCCTCTCCGGCATCCACGCGGTCGACCTGTCCGCCCATGTCCTGACGGCCCTGGCCGAGCGCAACGGCCTCGACCCCGCCACCGTCGACGACGTCGTCTGGGGGACGGTCTCCCAGGTCGGCGAGCAGGCCGGCGTCGTCGGCAGGTTCGCCGCGCTCGCCGCCGGCTGGCCCGAGTCGGTGCCCGGCGTCTCCGTCTCGCGCGCCTGCGGCTCGTCCCAGCAGTCCGTGCACTTCGCGGCGGGCCTGGTCACCGCCGGTCAGTACGACATCGCCGTCGCGGGCGGCGTGGAGTCGATGAGCCGCGTGCCCATGGGATCGGCCCGCAGCGTCCCGGCGGCCGGCAAGGCATACGGCCCGCTGGTCCTCAACCGCTACTTCCCGGACGGCGACGGCGAGTTCGACCAGGGCGTCGGCGCCGAGCTGATCGCCGAGCAGTACGGCTTCACACGCGCCCAGCTCGACCAGCACGCCCTGGAGTCGCACGAGCGCGCCGCCCGCGCCATCGACGAGGGCCGCTTCACCGCGCAGATCACACCCGTCACGGTCACCGCCGAGGACGGCACCACGCACGTCTTCGACACTGACGAGGGCGTGCGCCGAGGCTCCACGCTGGAGAAGCTCGCCGGACTCAAGACGCCGTTCAAGGCGGACGGTGTGGTCAGCGCGGGCAACTCCTCGCAGATCTCGGACGGCGCGGCCGCGCTCCTCATCACCACGAGCGAGATCGCGCGGCAGAACGGCTGGACCCCGATCGCCCGCGTCCACACCGCGGTCCTCGCGGGCGCCGACCCGGTCACCATGGCCCTCGGCCCCGCCCCGGCCACCGCCAAGGCCCTCAAGCGCTCCGGCCTGTCCATCGGCGACATCGGCGCGTTCGAGATCAACGAGGCGTTCGCCCCGGTCACCCTCGCCTGGCTGCGCGAGACCGGCGCCGACTACACGCTGATGAACCCGCTCGGCGGTGCCATGGCCATCGGCCACCCGCTCGGCGGCTCCGGCGCCCGCCTGATGACGACGCTGGTCCACCACATGCGCGACAACAACATCCGCTACGGTCTCCAGGCGATGTGCGAGGCGGGCGGCATGGCCAACGCGACGATCCTCGAACTGCTCTGA
- a CDS encoding CaiB/BaiF CoA transferase family protein, with product MSTAPSTPAGPLAGIRVVELGGIGPGPFAGMLLADQGAEVIRIDRPAEAGTASKHPILHRGRRSVTLDLKDSASVEAVLAIVDTADALIEGFRPGVAERLGLGPEVCRARNPKLVYGRMTGWGQGGPLAQAPGHDINYIAVAGALGALGAADENPPVPLNLFGDMGGGGMLLALGITTALVSAARTGEGQVVDAAMTDGTAVQLALIHGLLAVGRWEDARGVNLFDGGAPFYRTYRTSDGGHMAVGSVEPQFYGVLREVLGLTDDPLFAKQHDRDAWPAMGERLAEIFAGRTRAEWTAAFDGTQSCVTPVYGLTEAATHPHNVARGTYYTENGLLQPAPAPRFQGTPAATPSPAPLVGAHTREVLEEVGLDASAVDALAPKS from the coding sequence GTGAGCACCGCACCGTCCACCCCCGCCGGCCCGCTGGCCGGCATCCGCGTCGTCGAGCTCGGCGGCATCGGCCCAGGCCCCTTCGCCGGCATGCTCCTCGCCGACCAGGGCGCCGAGGTCATCCGCATCGACCGCCCCGCCGAGGCCGGCACCGCCTCCAAGCACCCGATCCTGCACCGCGGCCGCCGCTCGGTCACCCTCGACCTGAAGGACTCGGCGAGCGTCGAGGCCGTCCTCGCCATCGTCGACACCGCCGACGCGCTGATCGAGGGCTTCCGGCCCGGCGTCGCCGAGCGCCTGGGCCTCGGCCCCGAGGTGTGCCGCGCCCGCAACCCGAAGCTCGTCTACGGCCGGATGACCGGCTGGGGCCAGGGCGGGCCGCTCGCCCAGGCGCCCGGACACGACATCAACTACATCGCCGTAGCAGGGGCGTTGGGCGCACTCGGCGCCGCCGACGAGAACCCGCCCGTCCCGCTCAACCTCTTCGGCGACATGGGCGGCGGCGGCATGCTGCTCGCCCTGGGCATCACCACCGCCCTGGTCAGCGCCGCCCGCACCGGTGAGGGCCAGGTCGTCGACGCCGCCATGACCGACGGTACGGCCGTCCAACTCGCCTTGATCCACGGCCTGTTGGCGGTGGGTCGCTGGGAGGACGCGCGCGGCGTCAACCTTTTCGACGGCGGCGCTCCCTTCTACCGGACCTACCGCACCTCCGACGGCGGCCACATGGCCGTTGGCAGCGTCGAGCCGCAGTTCTACGGCGTGCTCCGCGAAGTGCTCGGCCTGACAGACGACCCGCTGTTCGCCAAGCAGCACGACCGCGACGCCTGGCCCGCAATGGGGGAGCGGCTCGCGGAGATCTTCGCGGGACGTACCCGCGCGGAGTGGACCGCGGCCTTCGACGGCACCCAGTCCTGCGTCACCCCGGTGTACGGACTGACCGAGGCGGCGACCCACCCGCACAACGTGGCGCGCGGCACGTACTACACCGAGAACGGTCTGCTCCAGCCGGCGCCCGCCCCGCGCTTCCAGGGCACCCCGGCCGCCACCCCGAGCCCCGCGCCGCTGGTGGGCGCGCACACGCGCGAAGTCCTGGAGGAGGTGGGCCTGGACGCGTCCGCGGTCGACGCGCTCGCTCCGAAGAGCTGA
- a CDS encoding acyl-CoA dehydrogenase family protein: protein MKRTVYNEDHEAFRSVIRDFIAKEVTPHYEEWEKNNRVPRELFHRLGELGVMGFGIPEEYDGPGETSYKYQTVIAEECARAAVSFGHYTVSTGIVLPYLLSIADEEQKKRWLPGIASGAITLCIAMTEPGTGSDLAGIRTTAKLSDDGTHYVLNGAKTFITGALNSELCVVVARTSAPSADDRRFGLTLLVVPTDSEGFAYGRKLDKIGLRASDTSELSFTDVKVPVENVLGEVGKGFSYLGKNLARERLSIGVGGVSTATAAIAFAKAYVQERQVFGKPVAAFQNTKFVLAECAAEVEAAQAMVDKGIELDDRHELSPADAAKIKLFCTEVAARVIDKCLQLHGGYGYMLEYPIARLYADTRVSRIYGGTSEVMKTIIAKDLGL, encoded by the coding sequence ATGAAGCGCACTGTCTACAACGAGGACCACGAGGCATTCCGGTCCGTCATCCGGGACTTCATCGCCAAGGAGGTGACCCCGCACTACGAGGAGTGGGAGAAGAACAACCGCGTCCCGCGCGAACTCTTCCACCGGCTCGGCGAGTTGGGCGTCATGGGCTTCGGCATCCCCGAGGAGTACGACGGCCCGGGCGAGACCAGCTACAAGTACCAGACCGTGATCGCCGAGGAGTGCGCGCGCGCCGCCGTCTCCTTCGGCCACTACACGGTGAGCACCGGCATCGTGCTGCCGTACCTGCTCTCCATCGCCGACGAGGAGCAGAAGAAGCGCTGGCTGCCGGGCATCGCCAGTGGTGCGATCACCCTGTGCATCGCCATGACCGAGCCGGGCACCGGATCCGACCTCGCGGGCATCCGCACCACGGCGAAGCTCTCCGATGACGGCACCCACTACGTCCTCAACGGCGCCAAGACGTTCATCACCGGCGCCCTCAACTCCGAGCTGTGCGTCGTGGTGGCCCGCACCTCCGCGCCGAGCGCCGACGACCGCCGCTTCGGCCTGACGCTCCTGGTCGTGCCGACCGACAGCGAGGGCTTCGCCTACGGCCGCAAGCTCGACAAGATCGGCCTGCGCGCCTCCGACACCTCCGAGCTCTCCTTCACCGACGTCAAGGTGCCAGTCGAGAACGTCCTCGGCGAGGTCGGCAAGGGCTTCTCCTACCTGGGCAAGAACCTGGCCCGCGAGCGCCTGTCCATCGGCGTCGGCGGTGTCTCGACCGCCACCGCGGCGATCGCCTTCGCCAAGGCGTACGTTCAGGAGCGCCAGGTCTTCGGCAAGCCCGTCGCCGCCTTCCAGAACACCAAGTTCGTGCTAGCCGAGTGCGCCGCCGAGGTCGAGGCGGCCCAGGCCATGGTCGACAAGGGCATCGAACTCGACGACCGGCACGAACTCTCGCCCGCCGACGCCGCCAAGATCAAGCTGTTCTGCACCGAGGTCGCCGCGCGTGTCATCGACAAGTGCCTCCAGCTGCACGGCGGTTACGGCTACATGCTCGAATACCCCATCGCCCGCCTCTATGCGGACACCCGCGTCTCCCGCATCTACGGCGGCACCAGCGAGGTCATGAAGACGATCATCGCGAAGGACCTGGGTCTGTAG
- a CDS encoding SDR family NAD(P)-dependent oxidoreductase: MGTLDGKVAVVSGSGRGIGREVALKLASEGASVVVNDLDKEPAEETVVDIVAAGGKAVACVGSVVEDDFAERFVNTAVDTFGGLDIIVNNAGYTWDTVIQKMTDEQWDAILDVHLKAPFRILRAAQPYIKANPTDYHRKVVNVSSVSGQYGNPGQANYSSAKAGVIGLTKTMAKEWGRYKVNVNAVAYGFFLTRMTEATADDESFVEVEGRRIKVGVSPQIAAAVSRTNPFGRPGTPAEAAGAIYLLCTQEANYISAQVVTVDGGSR, translated from the coding sequence ATGGGAACCCTGGACGGCAAGGTCGCCGTCGTCTCCGGCTCGGGCCGCGGCATCGGCCGCGAGGTCGCGCTCAAGCTCGCCTCCGAGGGCGCGAGCGTCGTCGTCAACGACCTGGACAAGGAGCCCGCTGAGGAGACCGTCGTCGACATCGTCGCCGCCGGCGGCAAGGCCGTGGCCTGTGTCGGCTCCGTCGTCGAGGATGACTTCGCCGAGCGCTTCGTGAACACCGCCGTCGACACGTTCGGCGGCCTCGACATCATCGTCAACAACGCCGGCTACACCTGGGACACCGTCATCCAGAAGATGACGGACGAGCAGTGGGACGCCATCCTCGACGTGCACCTCAAGGCGCCGTTCCGGATCCTGCGCGCCGCACAGCCGTACATCAAGGCCAACCCGACCGACTACCACCGCAAGGTCGTCAACGTCTCGTCGGTGTCCGGTCAGTACGGCAACCCGGGCCAGGCCAACTACTCCTCCGCCAAGGCCGGCGTTATCGGCCTGACCAAGACCATGGCCAAGGAGTGGGGCCGCTACAAGGTCAACGTCAACGCCGTCGCGTACGGCTTCTTCCTGACCCGTATGACCGAGGCGACCGCGGACGACGAGTCGTTCGTCGAGGTCGAGGGTCGCAGGATCAAGGTCGGTGTCAGCCCGCAGATCGCCGCGGCCGTCTCGCGCACCAACCCCTTCGGGCGCCCCGGCACGCCCGCGGAGGCCGCCGGCGCGATCTACCTTCTGTGCACGCAGGAGGCCAACTACATCAGCGCCCAGGTCGTGACCGTCGACGGCGGATCCCGCTGA
- a CDS encoding MaoC/PaaZ C-terminal domain-containing protein, translating to MTTLSTGDSLTLQAPKITRTALALYAGASGDHNPVHIDTDACATVGIPDVFAHGMLSMAYLGRLLTDWVPQERIRTFAVRFCAITPVNATPVCKGVVTRVEDGLAHLDLTVTLPEGTVTLEGSAVVTAAN from the coding sequence ATGACCACCCTCAGCACGGGCGACTCGCTCACCCTCCAGGCGCCGAAGATCACCCGCACCGCCCTGGCGCTGTACGCGGGCGCGTCGGGCGACCACAACCCCGTACACATCGACACCGACGCCTGCGCGACCGTCGGCATCCCCGACGTCTTCGCGCACGGGATGCTCTCCATGGCCTACCTGGGCCGGCTGCTCACCGACTGGGTCCCGCAGGAACGCATCCGCACCTTCGCGGTGCGGTTCTGCGCGATCACGCCCGTCAACGCGACCCCGGTCTGCAAGGGCGTCGTCACCCGGGTCGAGGACGGCCTCGCGCACCTGGACCTCACCGTCACACTGCCCGAAGGCACCGTGACCCTCGAGGGTTCCGCCGTCGTCACCGCCGCCAACTGA
- a CDS encoding MaoC family dehydratase N-terminal domain-containing protein, translating to MAIDPAIIGSRTPEFSTRAERGRLRFFAQATGQTEAVHADLAAAEAAGHRDLPVPPTFLFCLEMDNPDRGKFLTDLGVDVRTVLHGGQQFTYHAQAYAGDTLTFSTEVKDVYAKKGGALEFIVRDTHVTRDGEPIATLTGTIVVRDPKAAK from the coding sequence ATGGCCATCGATCCCGCCATCATCGGCAGCCGCACCCCCGAGTTCTCCACCCGGGCCGAGCGCGGCCGGCTCCGCTTCTTCGCGCAGGCCACCGGGCAGACGGAGGCGGTCCACGCCGACCTGGCCGCCGCAGAGGCCGCGGGCCACCGCGATCTGCCGGTCCCGCCGACCTTCCTGTTCTGCCTGGAGATGGACAACCCCGACCGCGGAAAGTTCCTCACAGACCTCGGCGTCGACGTCCGCACGGTGCTCCATGGCGGCCAGCAGTTCACGTACCACGCGCAGGCCTACGCGGGCGACACCCTGACCTTCTCGACCGAGGTCAAGGACGTGTACGCGAAGAAGGGCGGCGCGCTCGAGTTCATCGTGCGCGACACCCACGTGACCCGCGACGGCGAGCCCATCGCCACGCTCACCGGCACCATCGTGGTGCGCGACCCGAAGGCGGCCAAGTGA
- a CDS encoding lipid-transfer protein, producing the protein MGRRVLVAGVGMVPFAKPSAAKTYDEMGAGAVAAVLADSGLPYDKIQQVYAGYVYGDSTCGQRVVYRFGMTKIPVLNVNNNCASGSSALWLARQAVESGAVECALVVGFEQMPPGALGAKWTDRPNPLTDFSAVLKDIHPIDPALPMTPQCFAAAGVEYMETYGMAPETFARVSVKARAHAANNPYAVFRDPITLVDVLGAQRIAGPLTRLQCCPPTCGAAAAIVCSEDFARRHGLSPKVAVAAQALQSDASDLFDKKSAMALVGTDVTRAAATEVYEQAGVDPRDIKVVELHDCFTVNEVLTYEGLGLCDEGGAEKFILDGDNTYGGRVVTNPSGGLLSKGHPLGATGLAQTAEITWQLRGDAGARQVEGATLGLQHNLGLGTAGVVTLFEKVS; encoded by the coding sequence ATGGGTCGCAGAGTGCTGGTGGCCGGGGTGGGCATGGTCCCGTTCGCCAAGCCCAGCGCAGCCAAGACGTACGACGAGATGGGCGCGGGCGCGGTCGCGGCCGTGCTCGCCGACTCCGGACTGCCGTACGACAAGATCCAGCAGGTGTACGCCGGATACGTCTACGGCGACTCCACCTGCGGCCAGCGCGTGGTCTACCGGTTCGGGATGACCAAGATCCCGGTCCTCAACGTCAACAACAACTGCGCCTCCGGCTCCTCGGCCCTCTGGCTCGCACGCCAGGCCGTCGAGAGCGGCGCCGTCGAGTGCGCGCTCGTCGTCGGCTTCGAGCAGATGCCACCCGGCGCGCTCGGCGCCAAGTGGACCGACCGCCCCAACCCGCTGACCGACTTCTCCGCCGTCCTCAAGGACATCCACCCGATCGACCCGGCGCTCCCGATGACGCCCCAGTGCTTCGCCGCCGCGGGCGTCGAGTACATGGAGACGTACGGGATGGCTCCGGAGACCTTCGCCCGCGTCTCGGTCAAGGCGCGCGCCCACGCCGCGAACAACCCGTACGCCGTGTTCCGCGACCCGATCACGCTGGTCGACGTGCTCGGCGCCCAGCGGATCGCCGGTCCGCTGACGCGACTGCAGTGCTGCCCGCCCACCTGCGGCGCCGCCGCCGCGATCGTCTGCTCCGAGGACTTCGCCCGCAGGCACGGCCTCTCCCCGAAGGTCGCCGTCGCAGCGCAGGCGCTCCAGTCGGACGCGTCCGACCTCTTCGACAAGAAGAGCGCCATGGCGCTGGTCGGCACCGACGTGACACGGGCCGCCGCCACCGAGGTCTACGAGCAGGCCGGTGTCGACCCGCGCGACATCAAGGTCGTCGAACTGCACGACTGCTTCACCGTGAACGAGGTCCTCACCTACGAGGGGCTCGGCCTGTGCGACGAGGGCGGCGCCGAGAAGTTCATCCTCGACGGCGACAACACCTACGGTGGCCGCGTCGTCACCAACCCCTCCGGCGGACTGCTCTCCAAGGGCCACCCGCTCGGCGCCACCGGCCTCGCGCAGACCGCCGAGATCACCTGGCAGCTGCGCGGCGACGCGGGGGCCCGCCAGGTCGAGGGCGCCACGCTCGGCCTCCAGCACAACCTCGGACTCGGCACCGCCGGTGTCGTCACGCTCTTCGAGAAGGTGTCCTGA
- a CDS encoding MFS transporter, which translates to MVVGQREVPGSAAGSDSGAQGSVVRRRAWFVLALLVCLMLVNFADKVVVGLSGVGMKNELGLDSVQFGVIQSSFFWFFAVGSVLGGWLGGRVRARWLLAGIAALWALSLAPMAGQVGFTVIVACRALLGFAEGPTVALAMQVAHSWFPAHRRSVPSSIVIAGAGVGPLIAAPVLTWVIESHSWHAAFGVLAAFGAVFAVLWLLGGSSGPEGAAHGHGGEAPKASVLPERVPLRRLFSTGTLIGMALLFFVAYANTSVGVSWLPLYLREGLGYDATTAGKLVVLPFLGAAVAVILVGVLSSALTKRGVGNRVTRGVLPAAMVLASGVCTVAFSSLDRGVPQMTLLVIGACLNSAGYGVAFAGLADVAPARQRSTVFGIVTGVYSLGGVVAPLVIGRLVDAGKSAASGYGDGFLVLGVTMLIGAVAALLLVDPDRDAARLAAES; encoded by the coding sequence ATGGTCGTCGGTCAGAGAGAAGTGCCGGGATCCGCCGCGGGGAGTGACTCGGGAGCGCAGGGGTCGGTGGTGCGGCGCAGGGCGTGGTTCGTCCTCGCGCTGTTGGTCTGTCTGATGCTCGTGAACTTCGCGGACAAGGTCGTCGTGGGCCTGTCCGGCGTGGGCATGAAGAATGAACTGGGCCTGGACAGTGTGCAGTTCGGGGTCATCCAGAGCAGCTTCTTCTGGTTCTTCGCCGTCGGCTCCGTGCTCGGTGGCTGGCTCGGGGGCAGGGTGCGGGCGCGCTGGCTGCTCGCCGGGATCGCCGCGCTGTGGGCGCTCAGCCTCGCCCCCATGGCCGGGCAGGTCGGCTTCACCGTGATCGTCGCCTGCCGGGCGCTGCTCGGCTTCGCGGAGGGGCCGACCGTCGCGCTTGCGATGCAGGTGGCGCACTCGTGGTTCCCCGCGCACCGGCGCAGCGTGCCCAGCTCGATCGTCATCGCCGGCGCCGGTGTCGGCCCGCTGATCGCCGCCCCAGTGCTGACCTGGGTTATCGAGTCGCACTCCTGGCATGCGGCTTTCGGGGTCCTCGCGGCCTTCGGTGCAGTGTTCGCGGTGCTGTGGCTGCTGGGCGGCAGCTCCGGGCCCGAGGGCGCCGCGCATGGTCATGGCGGGGAAGCGCCGAAGGCGTCGGTCCTGCCGGAGCGGGTGCCGCTGCGGCGCCTGTTTTCCACCGGCACCCTCATCGGCATGGCGCTGCTGTTCTTCGTCGCGTACGCCAACACCTCCGTCGGCGTGAGCTGGCTGCCGCTCTATCTGCGCGAGGGCCTCGGCTATGACGCCACCACCGCGGGCAAGTTGGTCGTTCTGCCCTTCCTGGGGGCCGCGGTCGCAGTCATCCTCGTCGGGGTGCTCTCCAGCGCCCTGACCAAGAGGGGTGTCGGAAACCGCGTCACCCGCGGGGTGCTGCCCGCGGCCATGGTCCTCGCCTCCGGGGTGTGCACCGTCGCCTTCTCCTCCCTGGACCGCGGTGTGCCGCAGATGACGCTGCTCGTGATCGGCGCCTGTCTGAACTCCGCTGGATACGGCGTCGCCTTCGCCGGGCTCGCCGATGTCGCGCCGGCCCGGCAGCGGAGCACCGTGTTCGGGATCGTCACCGGTGTCTACAGCCTCGGCGGCGTCGTCGCGCCGCTGGTGATCGGCCGGCTCGTCGACGCCGGAAAGTCCGCCGCGTCCGGTTACGGGGACGGCTTCCTGGTCCTGGGCGTCACGATGCTCATCGGGGCCGTGGCCGCGCTCCTCCTCGTCGACCCCGACCGCGACGCGGCGCGCCTGGCGGCGGAGTCCTGA
- a CDS encoding TetR/AcrR family transcriptional regulator — protein MQTEASGRTTARRPPDRKARIVAAAARLFRERGYHNVSVADVAAEVGITAPALYRHFRGKPDLLLHVVDATVNAISESLAAAPDLDTYLRTTANETLDRRGSAVLWQREARHLPEDRRKEQKRALNDVADRIAGLIGDERPGLDEADRQLLAWAVLAVFGSISWHRTSLPRRRFEELLYRLAYAVAHSPLGASADAQEGPSAGGYAGLAVSRREEILVEAIRLFDERGFQSVSTDDIGEAAGATGPSIYKHFPTKTDLLVAAVMRGGEQRRAGTAQALATSGTSRQTLDRLLRSYIEFALNQSHLIGLLIGELDQLPDKERKAARQNQREYLALWVRLLDEVRPGLETAEARIIVTAVLTVIDNAARTGTAGDRSDLADRLAELGTALLLSENPSA, from the coding sequence ATGCAGACGGAAGCGTCGGGGCGGACGACCGCGCGCAGACCCCCGGACCGCAAGGCACGGATCGTCGCCGCGGCGGCCCGACTGTTCCGCGAGCGCGGCTACCACAACGTGTCGGTGGCCGACGTGGCGGCCGAGGTCGGCATCACCGCCCCGGCCCTCTACCGGCACTTCCGCGGCAAGCCCGATCTACTGCTCCACGTCGTGGACGCCACGGTCAACGCGATCTCGGAGTCCCTCGCGGCGGCCCCGGACCTGGACACCTATCTCCGCACGACGGCGAACGAGACCCTGGACCGGCGCGGTTCGGCCGTGCTGTGGCAGCGCGAGGCCAGGCACCTGCCGGAGGACCGCCGCAAGGAACAGAAGCGCGCACTCAACGACGTCGCCGACCGGATCGCCGGCCTGATCGGCGACGAGCGCCCCGGCCTCGACGAGGCCGACCGGCAACTCCTCGCCTGGGCCGTCCTCGCGGTCTTCGGATCCATCTCCTGGCACCGCACGTCACTGCCGCGCCGCCGGTTCGAGGAGCTCCTTTACCGGCTCGCGTACGCCGTCGCGCACAGCCCGCTAGGCGCGAGCGCCGATGCCCAGGAGGGGCCCTCGGCGGGCGGATACGCCGGCCTCGCGGTGTCCCGCCGCGAGGAGATCCTCGTCGAGGCGATCCGCCTCTTCGACGAGCGGGGCTTCCAGTCCGTGAGCACCGACGACATCGGCGAGGCCGCCGGAGCTACGGGCCCCAGCATCTACAAGCACTTCCCGACCAAGACCGATCTGCTCGTGGCCGCAGTGATGCGCGGCGGCGAGCAGCGGCGCGCGGGCACGGCACAAGCACTCGCCACGTCCGGCACCTCGCGCCAGACCCTCGACCGGCTGCTGCGCTCGTACATCGAATTCGCCCTGAACCAGAGCCATTTGATCGGTCTGCTGATCGGCGAACTGGACCAGCTCCCCGACAAGGAGCGCAAGGCGGCCCGACAGAATCAGCGGGAGTACCTGGCGCTGTGGGTGCGGCTGCTCGACGAGGTGCGCCCCGGACTCGAGACCGCCGAGGCCAGGATCATCGTCACCGCGGTGCTCACGGTCATCGACAACGCGGCCCGCACGGGAACCGCGGGCGACCGCTCGGACCTCGCCGACCGCCTCGCCGAACTCGGCACCGCCCTGCTCCTGAGCGAGAACCCCTCCGCGTAG
- a CDS encoding nucleotidyltransferase domain-containing protein: MIGVEGVLGISAALRRADVDVWIGGGWGIDALVGEQTRAHSDLDLMHRQEQEPRVVAALAGEGFAETLDVRPVRFVLSAPDGRDIDLHPLAFAPDGSAVQSSLDPRSPFVYPAACFVTGTIGGVTVPCLSAQRQVDFHQGYEPREQDLHDMALLRGAFGITTHF, from the coding sequence ATGATCGGTGTCGAGGGCGTGTTGGGCATTTCGGCCGCACTGCGGCGGGCGGACGTCGACGTGTGGATCGGTGGGGGCTGGGGCATCGACGCGCTCGTCGGCGAGCAGACCCGTGCGCACAGTGACCTGGATCTGATGCACCGGCAGGAGCAGGAGCCCCGCGTCGTCGCCGCCCTGGCCGGCGAGGGTTTCGCCGAGACCCTCGACGTGCGGCCGGTGCGCTTCGTGCTCTCGGCTCCCGACGGCCGCGACATCGATCTGCACCCACTGGCCTTCGCGCCGGACGGATCTGCCGTCCAGTCCTCCCTCGATCCGCGAAGCCCGTTCGTCTACCCGGCCGCATGCTTCGTGACCGGCACCATCGGCGGAGTCACCGTGCCGTGTCTGTCGGCACAGCGGCAGGTCGACTTCCATCAAGGGTACGAACCTCGTGAACAGGACCTTCACGACATGGCACTTCTGCGCGGCGCCTTCGGCATCACCACGCACTTCTGA